One Pieris napi chromosome 22, ilPieNapi1.2, whole genome shotgun sequence genomic region harbors:
- the LOC125060963 gene encoding 39S ribosomal protein L41, mitochondrial, whose protein sequence is MSKIVPLINSISKRWISLSAPREGKRNFRKFLTPNKRGSKFHKLQQMGPNRELPIDKRGVRDTGYELNGKFVPVPEMIPELIVPDLKDCTFKPYVSYKTEDVIQSEFTSQQLFDAVYSKKIVLDFKQGKLDENDQPIEPSEEEKLQPDEAVVRAKRTGSDIF, encoded by the coding sequence ATGTCCAAAATTGTTCCATTGATAAATTCGATATCAAAGAGATGGATTTCTCTCTCCGCGCCAAGGGAaggaaagagaaattttagGAAATTTCTTACTCCCAACAAAAGAGGCTCCAAATTCCACAAATTGCAACAAATGGGGCCAAATCGCGAGCTACCGATAGACAAACGAGGTGTACGTGATACAGGATATGAATTAAATGGAAAATTTGTACCTGTACCAGAAATGATTCCTGAACTAATTGTACCCGACCTAAAAGATTGCACTTTTAAACCATATGTCTCATATAAAACTGAAGATGTTATCCAAAGTGAATTTACATCTCAACAACTATTTGATGCAGTGTATAGTAAAAAGATTGTTTTGGACTTTAAGCAAGGTAAACTGGATGAAAACGACCAACCCATTGAACCATCAGAGGAAGAGAAATTACAGCCTGATGAAGCTGTTGTCAGAGCAAAGAGAACTGGttctgatatattttag
- the LOC125060675 gene encoding 1,4-alpha-glucan-branching enzyme, with protein sequence MGGNYSAMDPMDVPVPDIEKLFERDGYLKPYEREIRRRYGCFKDIWDRMNSWDGGLQGFTSAYKYYGPQFGADGSVTWREWAPGAHSIHLQGDFNGWNTKSHPFKKLEYGKWELYIPPNADRSCSLHHQSRVQIIVNDNLYRVSPWASYVKPFEGFTYQQFIYRPNNPYKFKHPKVPRPASLRIYECHVGIATPEGRVGTYTEFKDNILQRIKNLGYNAIQLMAIMEHAYYASFGYQVTSFFAASSRYGTPCELKELIDRAHELGIYVLLDVVHSHASKNTLDGLNEFDGTTACFFHDGPRGTHSLWDSRLFNYSETEVLRFLLSNLRWYQEEYQFDGFRFDGVTSMLYHSRGIGEGFSGHYDEYYGLNVDTEALVYLMLANELVHGIDNRAITIAEDVSGMPATGRPVKEGGTGFDYRLGMAIPDMWIKLLKEEKDENWKMGHIVHTLTNRRWMEGTVAYAESHDQALVGDKTIAFWLMDKDMYSHMSTLSEPNPVIERGLALHCMIRLITHALGGEAYLNFIGNEFGHPEWLDFPRAGNNSSYHYARRQWPLVDNDLLKYKYLNNFDRDMQMLEEKYGWLRSNPAYVSCKHEGDKVVAFERAGLLFVFNFHPSQSFTDYRVGVDVPGKYQAVLCSDSKKYGGFGRVEPDGEFHFTLNSGWGNRRDSVQVYIPCRTAIVYAKCD encoded by the exons ATGGGAGGTAATTATTCAGCAATGGATCCAATGGACGTGCCTGTGCCtgatattgaaaaattatttgaacgAGATGGGTATTTGAAGCCATACGAAAGAGAAATACGTAGAAG ATATGGCTGCTTCAAAGACATTTGGGATAGGATGAACTCATGGGATGGTGGATTACAAGGATTCACATCAGCTTACAAATACTATGGTCCTCAATTTGGCGCTGATGGGTCTGTCACTTGGAGGGAATGGGCACCCGGTGCTCATTCAATACATCTTCAGGGAGATTTTA ATGGTTGGAACACCAAAAGTCATCCATTTAAAAAGTTAGAATATGGCAAGTGGGAACTGTATATTCCACCAAATGCAGATCGCAGCTGTTCCCTACACCATCAGAGCCGTGtacaaattattgttaatgatAATTTGTACCGTGTATCTCCCTGGGCAAGCTATGTGAAGCCATTTGAGGGGTTCACATATCAACAGTTTATTTACCGGCCAAATAAT CCATACAAATTCAAACATCCAAAAGTTCCTAGGCCAGCCTCTCTTCGTATATATGAGTGCCACGTTGGTATTGCCACTCCGGAAGGAAGAGTTGGGACATACACTGAATTTAAGGATAATATTCTGCAACGGATCAAAAATCTTG GGTATAATGCTATCCAGTTAATGGCAATAATGGAGCATGCCTATTACGCATCCTTTGGATATCAAGTTACCAGCTTTTTTGCTGCAAGCAG TCGTTATGGTACCCCCTGCGAACTAAAAGAGCTAATTGACCGAGCCCACGAATTGGGAATATACGTATTATTAGACGTAGTACATTCGCACGCGTCCAAAAACACGTTAGATGGACTCAACGAGTTCGATGGCACCACGGCGTGCTTCTTCCACGATGGTCCCAGGGGAACACATTCCTTGTGGGATAGTcggctttttaattattcaga AACTGAAGTTCTAAGATTCTTATTGTCGAATCTCCGTTGGTATCAAGAGGAATATCAGTTTGACGGATTCag GTTTGATGGTGTAACATCAATGTTGTACCACAGCCGTGGTATCGGCGAAGGCTTTTCAGGACATTACGACGAATATTACGGCCTTAATGTTGATACAGAGGCACTCGTGTATTTGATGTTGGCTAACGAACTCGTCCATGGCATAGACAACAGAGCTATTACTATTGCTGAG GATGTATCAGGAATGCCGGCAACGGGTCGGCCAGTGAAGGAAGGTGGTACAGGCTTCGATTACCGCCTAGGCATGGCCATCCCCGATATGTGGATAAAGCTGTTAAAAGAAGAGAAAGATGAAAACTGGAAAATGGGACATATTGTTCATACTCTCACTAATCGAAGGTGGATGGAGGGCACCGTGGCATATGCTGAAAGCCACGATCAG GCCCTTGTTGGCGATAAGACAATCGCATTTTGGCTTATGGACAAAGATATGTACTCCCACATGAGTACGCTGAGTGAGCCTAATCCAGTGATAGAGCGAGGACTTGCCTTACACTGTATGATAAGACTTATCACACACGCGTTGGGCGGGGAGGCGTACCTCAATTTTATCG GTAACGAATTCGGTCACCCCGAATGGTTGGATTTCCCTCGAGCGGGCAACAATTCGTCGTATCACTACGCACGAAGACAGTGGCCGTTAGTTGACAATGATTTACTCAAATATAAATACCTGAATAATTTTGATAGGGACATGCAAATGCTTGAAGAGAAATATGGCTGGTTGAGGTCGAATCcg gCTTATGTTTCTTGCAAGCACGAAGGCGATAAGGTGGTAGCGTTCGAGCGAGCTGGATTGCTATTTGTCTTCAACTTCCATCCTTCACAAAGTTTCACAGATTACAGAGTCGGGGTGGATGTGCCCGGCAAATACCAG GCGGTGTTATGCTCTGATAGTAAGAAATATGGCGGCTTTGGTCGCGTAGAACCGGACGGCGAGTTTCATTTCACCTTAAATAGTGGATGGGGTAATAGGAGAGACTCGGTTCAG gtaTATATTCCATGCCGTACAGCAATTGTTTACGCCAAGTGTGATTGA
- the LOC125060676 gene encoding glutathione S-transferase C-terminal domain-containing protein homolog: MVRFENHLSKPVRIHNVYKVARDMKREALESIKNTSLPERNETKDILDNPRTPKPRKWKSNIKKDLEINCSLKTEELSISHQFAEGPFLTLADIILFPSYYIFFKLLGQNNLEKFLPLSFKWYKNLSSISELKILTLILNEIKNIKTVSIHNLVLPEADDVSLYKSDPKRHNPKKRLFTKPEDIENAINTLTSDLELNILLNETNSSINWQTVPDGANPSAGHLPDVRVNRKSQQLENLTLAVTSMAQDGDLIVDFCSGSGHLGILIAHLLPKCTVILLENKEQSLLRARHRVHEMGLTNVLFFQCNLDFFVGKFNIGVGLHACGIASDLVLDKCLKANAKFVLCPCCYGSLQATDRLKYPRSKRFSGISIDNYLCIGHTADQTHDNHPLTERGARCMAIIDSDRGRLAEEHGYTVTLSKLKPLSCTPKNNLLIGVPS, from the coding sequence ATGGTCCGATTTGAGAACCATTTAAGTAAACCAGTACGGATTCATAATGTGTATAAGGTAGCTAGGGATATGAAAAGGGAGGCTTTGGAAAGTATAAAGAATACGTCTTTGCCCGAGAGAAATGAAACAAAAGACATATTGGATAATCCTAGAACACCTAAACCTAGAAAGTGGAAGTCTAATATAAAGAAAGATCTTGAAATAAATTGTTCCTTAAAAACTGAAGAATTGAGCATAAGTCACCAATTTGCTGAGGGTCCCTTCTTAACATTAGCTGACATAATATTGTTTCcatcttattatatatttttcaagttacTAGGACAAAATAATCTAGAAAAGTTTTTACCACTCTCATTTAAGTGGTACAAAAACTTAAGCAGTATATCAGAgttgaaaatattaacacttattttaaatgaaataaaaaacataaaaactgTATCAATACATAATTTGGTACTGCCTGAAGCAGATGATGTGAGTTTATACAAATCTGATCCAAAGAGACATAATCCAAAAAAGAGGTTATTTACTAAGCCTGAGGATATTGAGAATGCAATAAATACTCTTACAAGTGACTTAGaactaaatatattgttaaatgaaACTAATAGTAGTATAAATTGGCAAACAGTACCTGATGGAGCAAACCCATCAGCTGGGCACTTACCTGATGTAAGGGTGAATAGAAAATCACAACAACTTGAAAATTTAACATTGGCGGTTACATCTATGGCTCAAGATGGAGATTTGATTGTAGACTTCTGCAGTGGTAGTGGACACTTGGGAATACTAATTGCACATCTATTACCTAAATGCACTGTTAtacttttagaaaataaaGAGCAATCATTGCTAAGAGCTAGGCACAGAGTACACGAGATGGGATTAACAAATGTATTATTCTTTCAGTGTAACCTAGACTTTTTTGTAGGCAAATTCAATATTGGTGTTGGTTTACATGCATGTGGCATAGCAAGTGATCTAGTATTGGATAAATGCTTAAAGGCCAATGCAAAATTTGTTCTATGTCCTTGTTGCTATGGGTCTCTGCAAGCCACAGATCGACTGAAATATCCTAGGAGTAAAAGATTTAGTGGTATTTCTATTGATAACTATTTATGTATTGGCCATACCGCTGATCAGACTCATGACAATCATCCTCTTACTGAAAGAGGTGCCCGCTGCATGGCTATTATTGACTCAGATCGTGGAAGGTTAGCTGAGGAACATGGCTATACAGTGAcattatctaaattaaaacCTCTGTCTTGTACTCCAAAAAATAATCTACTAATTGGTGTACCTTcatga